From the Quercus lobata isolate SW786 chromosome 6, ValleyOak3.0 Primary Assembly, whole genome shotgun sequence genome, one window contains:
- the LOC115993537 gene encoding uncharacterized protein LOC115993537, producing MINNINSTGGGPCTAPMQGGGSGNGTGNPPALRKVMVVAEPNRESVVALQYALSHVLFEQDELILLHVENQNPSWKYTFSTFLKRPSVGSSSSSSSSSSNMGSSEGGGSCGAVPVDVDFLEEMKSACKVAHPKVRVRVERVEMEGKDKANTILFQSHQLGIDVIVIGQRRSLSTAILGHKRPLRGTKVVDTAEYLIENSKCTCVAVQKKGQNAGFLLNTKTHRNFWLLA from the exons ATGATCAATAATATCAACAGTACTGGAGGAGGGCCATGCACGGCCCCCATGCAAGGTGGTGGTAGTGGGAACGGTACCGGCAACCCTCCGGCGTTGCGGAAGGTAATGGTGGTGGCAGAGCCAAACCGTGAGTCTGTAGTTGCATTGCAATATGCTCTTTCACATGTATTGTTTGAGCAAGATGAATTGATTCTTCTTCACGTTGAGAATCAAAACCCATCATGGAAATACACATTCTCTACGTTTCTTAAAAGGCCTAGTGTAGgctcatcatcctcatcatcttcttcatcctcaAACATGGGATCCTCGGAAGGAGGTGGATCATGTGGAGCTGTACCTGTGGATGTGGATTTTCTTGAAGAAATGAAGAGTGCATGTAAGGTTGCTCATCCTAAAGTTAGAGTCCGTGTAGAGAGGGTGGAAATGGAAGGCAAGGACAAGGCAAATACTATTCTTTTCCAAAGCCACCAACTTGGGATCGATGTCATAGTTATAGGGCAGCGCCGGAGTCTTTCAACAGCAATATTAGG ACATAAGCGGCCTCTTAGAGGAACAAAAGTGGTAGACACGGCAGAGTACCTGATCGAGAATAGCAAGTGCACCTGTGTTGCAGTGCAGAAAAAGGGCCAAAATGCAGGCTTTCTTCTCAATACAAAAACCCACAGGAATTTCTGGCTCCTGGCGTAA